A single window of Amphiura filiformis chromosome 17, Afil_fr2py, whole genome shotgun sequence DNA harbors:
- the LOC140138397 gene encoding uncharacterized protein: protein MTRLILVAFFAVCLFSVVEHVAGQTKKCYQCGWVEGITGDACSDENLNLDSPEVEEVACPDNFCFKAKVGDSIGSRGCDNGLVTGCSKSGTASKDGNSLSCCNNNLCNGGIKGLAINFTVVVAAVIFAIYTGV from the exons ATGACGCGTCTTATCTTAGTGGCGTTTTTTGCTGTATGCCTATTTAGTGTAGTTG AACACGTAGCAGGACAAACGAAGAAATGCTACCAGTGTGGCTGGGTTGAAGGCATTACTGGAGACGCCTGTTCTGACGAGAATCTCAACCTTGATTCTCCTGAGGTCGAAGAAGTGGCATGTCCAGATAATTTTTGCTTC AAAGCAAAAGTAGGAGACAGTATTGGAAGCCGAGGATGTGACAACGGTTTGGTGACTGGTTGTAGCAAGTCCGGAACTGCTTCAAAAGACGGGAACTCTCTGAGTTGCTGCAACAACAACTTATGCAATGGCGGTATCAAAGGACTTGCCATCAACTTCACCGTTGTAGTTGCTGCTGTTATATTTGCAATTTACACAGGAGTCTAG